The Pieris rapae chromosome 9, ilPieRapa1.1, whole genome shotgun sequence region CAATTTACTATTtggacattattttattaaaattttaaaaagttatataaacatttaagatGAGAAAATGTTTGCAGTTTTtgagcaatttttttaatgcctCATTGACTCTTTAATAGATAATGGTATACATTTacgattatataaatttagcaATTTTTTAACTTCTATATCTCCACCCAAGTAACATTAAATTCTTACACAATACAAcagtaaaaagttattaagcGACATTAGAATAAGTAACAAACGCGTCCATAAACAATTTGTAACAAATCTTACAACTCGGGACTACTGGGACAATGTAAAAACCTAATGATAACAAAATCGAGAAGAGTTCATCTCATctctgagcgtcgtggtcgGCAAGAAAACATCTGGAGCGGACGATctgtttccaccggtttctgtatatgtatccattttgaaagatcgatacacgatttaaataacttcgctcgatagaaaaaaaaatccaaacataACCAATTTTTGACACTTAATGACGgaaatgtatatatagaaagtaattttgaaattgacACGAGATATTTTATCGCAAGCCAAGTAATCCATTTCAGgaacaaaaattaacaaaattacattaatttgatgtttaatataactaaCTGTTATATGGGCCGGCTCCAGCTCTCCATTCCTCACCGCAATCCACCGAAAGATACTGACACAGCAATTCGTGCTGGGATAGGGCAGTGTACCGACTAGTCCATCTGGAATGATCTTTTGTCTTCTCTATTACGCACCAAGTTCACCTCTGAGCTTTGTATGACCcaaaataagatataaatcACTGTTGGCATATAGTAGACAGGCGAGtccgtataatatatttctaaaaccCACTTTGTTTCGGTGGAGCTGAAGTTTGTTTAAATCGTTCACTGTCTTCAAgaatctataaaaaacattactttaatgtataattaataaatatatattgttaattggTATATAGACTAGAAAGAAATAGTGGATTATaggaatgttaaataaaaattgaaataataaaggaaataaaagaATCGGTACTTATATCTAAAGTCgcttcttaattaaaatattatcgcAAACCGACGAACTACAATTTCACAAACAAACTTGTACGGGATTGTGAATTGTACTTATATCTCCCACAGCCagataaattgataaaattgcGTTACCAAACTAGTCATCACCtacatatgttattaaaataactctaAACGTGAATACAGCCAAACCTGAGTAAGTGACAATTGCGTAAACGAGAAACCTCACtcatactaatattaatgagAGTATGTCGTCATTTTGCCCTCCTGACCTCTATAAAGGATTCAGGTATACATAAATgacagtaatttaaaaacattataaatacctAGGCCTCTATGCGACAACATTTCAATTCGCTttgatgatttaataaaactcttattaaattcatagaAATGTGCATCTGTTGTCGTTTTCTAGTTTTTTAACCTCTATTGGTACGACTCCGTAAGAGAGTGAGAAACCTTTATAAGAGAAAAAGAGATCGCGGTTCCTGGAGCGTTCACTTATTCAGGTTTAACTGTAACGAAAAAAcccgtaaaaataatatcttaccATTGAACTCTGTCAATGTGTGTCACTTAATTGTGCGCTATTCCAGCCTGTACACAGTATATCTCCGTCTCTTTCTATCGAATTCTATTTACGCtatgatgaaaagagataCATAGTTCTCATCACTAAAGTCAATATGAGATATTGaatacgtttttaaattaaacgttttaacaataaattgtgGTCCGTGGATTTTGTGACGtcatcaattttaatatttaagttaactcgagtagttaaatttaatcgaTGATTACGTAGACACGTTTGAGCTTAAGTTgagctattttttaataacaatggacgacaaaaaaataattttgatacttACTTAATATGAGATATCTCATAACTAGAATCTTCTTACAACACTTACTTAACTCTATACAtctaatataaagtttaatataattgtagcgACATTCAAATACTAGTCACTAAAGACTAGTCAAAACATCAGTAGCTCGGGGctcaaaatataaacaaatgatttaCTGAATATCAACGGTCCAACTTTAAATCTCTCTCGATTTGTACACATGTAtaacgaaatatataaaatataaatgtaatacaaatCCCTCAACCTgctcataattaaaatgttgaatCGCTCATAACTCGATTCCCATACAAAATTATGTCAGAAAAATTCACATTTCAATTTAACCAgcgtttagtttattttaacggGCCGTTACGCTCACTCCGTCGGCTTAGCCCGTGAGTTGATCTCGTCCGACAAACGGTGGTTGGCGGTGACCTTGGCGGCCAGCAAACCCAGGTTCAACTCGTAAAACCTGAAAATGAGATTTCACCTTCAGTCATATGAAGGTCGCTTCTCGTACTGATGTAATGATTTCTGAAAGAGCAGACTCACGCGAGGCCCCTCTGCCTGAGGCGCTGGATGACGGCCGGCTTGACCTTGGGCCCGGCGGGGCTGTGCTTGCCTCTTCCGGTGAGGAAGAACAGCGTGTGGGAGGTGACTCCGTTGCGGCCGTTGATCTCCTTCAGCTTCCGAATGTGCACGTCCAGGAACAGGTCAAGGGACTGACGGGCCTCGGCCACGCGGCAGTGGTGCAGGTCTATGGTGGCGTTGTTCTTGCAGCGCTGGGCGTTCACCTGCGGGATCGTCGTATATTGTGTATTCCGAAGAAGAAGCCACCGTCGGCACATGCTTATTCTAAATGTaagaataacaaatatattatgtttttatctatGGTCATGTACCGACACCGTCCGTACATAACCATAGACAAATACAGGGGATGGATGTAGGGGATGGCCACCGGGACTCCACAAGTATAAAATTCCGATAAGAAAACACTAGGCCGCAGTTTTACCTTAAACATACATGACTATATTGTAgttgaatatattaacaaatatcatttaattgttatatattcgTTCAATACTACAATAATCTACTTGgttcacaataaattatttaataaaaactcgattgaaattttcattgttcataataataaaagcagtGATGCCAACTTGGGGGATATCTCGCCATATTTAGGGGGAGTCAAGGTCTCTTGGGGGATTTTTAGTAGTATctatatgtaaatgtaaatggtATTCCAATACCATTTACATTTACTCGAAGCCAACCAAGAAGGTAAACCAAATATAACCCCAGCGTGgctataattgaaatatcaaaCAAGCTATATTACTCCAACGTCGAAATTATAcatgttttaatacatatttaattcttatttgaaattacttCTCAAACCGAACGTACACAAAACTTTTAAGAtctttaattgatattttgggGTATTTGGAGTAGTTGGTTCCAAGGAGAACATTCTGTAGAACTCGTCGTCGAATAAATTTGtctttgattaataaataagtagcgTATTTAGTGTGTGATGTGTAGTTTTGTGCGTGAGATTATCTTCGTACTGGTTACCATGGCAACCGTAAATTAAGCCAAAAACACTTACGTAAACCAGCGAGTTGGCGGCCCTGCTGTTGGCCTGCTCGTGGAGCGCCGTGTGCATAGCTCCCAGCTCCGAGTAATAAGAGGCCACGGACAGCATCCCGCGTTGGATGTACTCCTGAGCCTTGCGGTAGTTCCTGGAACCGAACAGCCCTTCATTATTactctaataaaaaaaggcaTTCTAGTAAAGGAAGTGttgatttatttctaaaataatcgAACTAGATAACGTGCGTGTACGTATACGTATAAAAAGATGtcatctttaaattattttagccaTTCGTtaccattttatatttattcgttCTTTCAGAAACCTGTATTGAGCACTGTCATCATACCGGAAATTGGAAAGTGTCAAATTCATACCGGAATTATttaccaaattatttttactattaaaactaatttatgtCTGATTGATAGAGAAaatcaaaaatgaattttagaACGAATTTATTTCATACCACCCAACATTGTCTATGGAGATTGAAAGTAATCTGTATATAACATGCCATTAAACAGCGCTAGAGTAAAatgttcataatttaaaaaaaaaccacaaTCACGTGACACCAAACGGTCACAGATTAATCGAATCGACCATGACGTACAAACATTAATCACGTATACAAATGTCAAGTGATTacgtgtttatttattcttaaattatatatcaaaaacgACGTCATAGTTGAATACCTAACACCAAAGatctacttaattaaatttaattagaatttttgaagtcatatctaataatatgtaGCCCACTtacttttaaagatatattaaatcgTTTTGTAAGAATTAggaataaaactaatattatgtcAGCGACATTCTGATTCAGTATATTCACaattctaaaattttataaatgtctgaacctttttgtatgtatagtataaattctatttatggctatatctaataacgaaataaatagataaacgCGATGAACTTgtcgttttatatttaaataaatacaaataaacattagACATTGCATATTTGATTAACGGCTTTCAATATAGCCTTTGCTCCGAAATCATTCTCGTTCACGTGTACGTACGTACACGTAACTTCTAAAAGTTCGCACGTAGTTGTACCATAAAACGACTCGTTTGAATCGGTCCGATTTTTTTCTGGATACTAAATCGACTAGGCAACTTACTTTTCTCGCACTGCCAGATGTCCATTCGCCTCTTCCCTATATCGTTCCACGTCTGCCATCGTTAGGTTCGGTTCCATCGGAAGTAACGGCCATTCCACTTCGGACAGAGCCTGGAAAGCACAAGACTGGTTACTAGACggttagataaaaaaaacatactaacTTAGTAACATGCATGCCTAGGATATTCTACCAGTGGTATCTGCTCCACAAaacatggacactcgatgtcAAAACGCTCtcaacttagtttttttttattaacacatatttaataataataattgtatttactgAATTACCTTTCGCTGTTCTTCAACCAAACGCTTCTTCCTCCCCATCTCTTTTTCCATCACGAACTTATTGACACCATTCTTCATTTCTACAATGTTGGACCTCCCCGTCGACATTAAAAGGGCCTGACGACAAACGACAAATTACAGACAATAGTACAATGTGgagaaacattaaataaaaatataataatgtacataaaaattagacacataatttacacaatatcgctactgtgaattgtATCTCTTCCCTGTACATTTATTCTAGAAACGTGATTAATTCGTGcaaaatgtaaatgttgttaaaTCAACGGGAATGGATCACTTTCGAagtagacatggggagaaattAGCTGTGCTAAAAATTCATCTGGAATTTTATAGGGACAACAACTTTTGTATGGAAATCAAGGTTTATAATGATTCACCAAAAATATActagagtttttaaaaaattcgaCTTAACATATCTTttggaaaaattaattattcttttaatCATTACTTGAttgatacataataataataattaatttgataatataataatatattttaataatgtgataatgtatagataaaatactataagaattgactaagatgatattattgataaagtaaaataatttgttaactCTGCCTTTTGATTGTGGTGATAATTGGGACAGTTTTGCAAGTCattatgtgtggcagaatatgcgaagtTTAGATTGAACCGCCAACTTTTTGTACCATTTACTCAAAGTCTCTTAGAGGGCCGGGAGACTTCTATGTAAGTCTCCATCTCTACCTCGTCTCTGACTTACATCTTTGACTTGGCATTGGAATACGTTGTTCTTGAAAACGTTCCACCAATATGATACATTACATACCTCTACAGTATTTCGAAAATTGTTGTCGTGCGCCATCAAGAGCTCCGACAGAATGTCGGGCGCCACGTCGGGGAACAGGTTGTACAGTTTCTCCCTCGTCATCTTCGCCGCCAAATCCGGTGGCTCTCTGTTGCGCCATGCGGCAATGTCCTTTTGGTACAACGAAAGGGCGAAATCCAAGTCCATGATTTCTTTGAAATCCGGAACTTCAGGCTCCTTGCCGTTCAGGAGCATTTCCTCTTCTTTCGCAACTAGTAACCTGTTGATGAAATGACTATAGAACCTGGAAATCGACCCTTGAAAGAGAACTTAAAGATTCGCTAATATGGAATATATAAGCGGGCtgatcaatttataaaaaagcattgttaagcaaaatatagaattggatttttaaatgtcttgtaacatttatgtttaccaCAATTGTCATGTGTTAGAATATatagcttgtaacatatatactggagataaacattatatacgATGTGGTAAACTTGaacagataaaataatagaaataccCACACAGATTGcctcttataaaaaataccagtGAAACGAAACTTTACTGAAGAGACTGAAACATTTGTAAGGATCACAAACCTGGCGAAATCTGCATCCTGTTCGATCATTTCTTGGCTTTGTTTCGAATCTTTCTCGATCTGATGCATCATCGACTCCATCCACAAGGCATTTATTTCGTTCAAAATCGTCACAGGCACGTCTAATTTTGGTTCAATATTTTCAGGGTACTTCATACCCTCTCGACCGAAAATCCCGTCcaactgttttataaattccatTCCGACATTAATGTTAATAGATTTCACGATATCACACGAAGAGCCGGTGTCGTCGTCGTCCGATGTGTCTGAATGCAATATCTCGTCTCTTGCATTATTGGACAAGCCAGAAGTACTTGGTTCATTTGCAGTTGAATGGATCTGTTGATTGTCTTGTGTGCTAGTTGAGCTCGTGCATGGTTCGCCATTACGTGCGTTCTTCATTTTTAGGTGATGCTCCGAATAATGATTTTCAGAAAAGACGATATTTTCCTCAATTTGGCGCTTCAATTGTAATGAAGCGTCAGATACGGCTGCATCTTTGCGTGTACGTTTAGGTGACGCTTTTGGCGTACTTTCCGCGCTGAGTTTTGTTACTACGGGGTTGGTTTTCTGAATAACGGGACGATGATCAGGTATTATGTTATATGCTGCtagacactcgcactgccaggcGTTTTCTGCATCCTCCTCATCATCCGATAAGGCTTCTTCTTGAATTGAACGAAATTGATTGTTTGTCATGCCATCTATTACGATTTCGACAGCCCAGTTAACATCACCACAACagttttcaaaaatatccCTTAGTTGTGTGGAAGGAATATTGCTAAACATCCTCCTGAAAGCTTTGAAATGCTGTTCGGCGTTTTGACATCGAAAGGGTTCCatagaaattatttcattgCTCGTGGTAGTACTTTTGTCGAGCATTCTCtttataggtattttttctttttttgcaatagtaaatatatttatgtcccACGGTATACCCGAAATAACTTTGTGATGGTTTTTCATTTGAGAGAAATCCATATCCCCTGGTTCGATACAAGTACTTCTTGATGTTGTTTCTGGGGTCAATGTATCCTCAATAACAATCTCAGGGGGGGTTTGAGTGTCCAAAGTTAGGAACCTGCTCCAGTCATTTGAATGTACTGCAGGGATTACAAGTTGATCAGAAACAACTTTCGGTGATTTCTCTATTTGCCTTGTTCTCTGTGGTTTAGATGTTGAAATTTCAACAATTCCAGGACTTGATGTTGTTGGTTTTTCGGCATTTAATACTGCAAGTTTCTTAGTTTCATCCCAGTTTTCTCCGTTATCCCATTCTTGCTCTAGTTTTTCTATCTCTTCTATACGTTTTTCAATATCAACACAGTCTGTAGAGTGGACATCAGAAGGTGCAGGAGCTTCTGTTTTAAGATTGGAACTGTTGTTAGCTCTTGTCTCTTCAATGTGACAGTTGATATCTAAAGGATCTGAAAGCTTTTCTTCAGATTCCAACACACGGTTTTCAATAGAATGAGAATCAGGGGCTGAGGTTGTAATATTTGAACAATCATTTCTTAGGATTTGGTTTTGTTGATTGCCATTATTAAATTCACTTTCAGGACATCTGGTACTTGGAACTGTGGCTACTGTGGGTGGCAACTCAGGATGCTGTCTGAAAACTGGTGGTGTTAATTCTGCTGAATAGTTTAATCCTAAACTCTTCATCATTTCTTCACCAGTTATGCCCTCCCGCATATTATCCACCATTCGTTTTATTGTGTGAACTGGTACATTATgagaatttcttttaaagaGTTGATATGGATTTCTTGCCCAGCGAGTTTTGGGATAAacaacatgaataaaataaccATTGCAAACTCCAGCCCTTACATAGGGTTCCATCTCCCATGGCTCAATGTTAGTGTTGTCAATGATGATAGGACTTATACCTCCTGTCATAGCTCTAAATGCTCTACATTGATTCCACAAATGGGCATCTTGTAGCTTATATTTGTCAAATCGATAAACTCCTCGTAACATGAAATAATCATCAGTACTAAGTAAATGTGTATTAAGATCTTTTATTTGTGTACAAGCAACAGTCATTTGCAGTATTTCATGAGCAAGATGTGTCTTGCCACAGCCAGGTGGACCCCTCATTAAAAGTAGAACCCTCCAACCGTTATTGCATTGGGTCACTATTTTGCTCACATCATGCATGCTATTTATTCCCATTTGTGTagttttctttacattttgtGAATGTGTTTGCACATTTTGTGATTGGGTTTGCACATTTTTTGATTGGGTTTGCACATTTTGTGAAGGGGTTTGCACATTTTGAGATATATGAGAGTAAGAAATCTTTGATTGCGTAGCATTCATATTAGTAGAAGACTCAGATACAGGAGTAGAGAGTTCATCATGAAATTGTGATGGCTGTTGTGACACTGATGTGTCAGTATTTATGTCACCTATGATACTCATAAGTGCATTGGCAGATTGCTTAACTACAACAAACAATaggtattatttaaacaatactgcatatatgtatgttcaagattattacagttttaaaaatgagagagcaatgcaattataatatttagaaggATAAAATAGCATAGGGACTGGCTAGACACAACAAAACttgtgatttaaaataataactaaaaataaaataaaatacagtaataGGTTCAAggatagtatatattattattattgacaatacattaataatacagcATAAaggttataactaaaataaaaaaaaatgtttaaaataaaatagtaataaaaattttataatttaactagctgacccggcaaacgttgttttgccatgtttttgtaccaaaaatttataattaacaaaaaaaacataagggattattgtagaggggtgaaaatttagggttgcatgtatttttgtatggtgtctcgtaaaaaaataaaaacgaaaaatattgtctaaaaaataaattaaaaatttaggggtggaccacccttaacatttagggggatgaaaaatagatattgTTCGATtgtcagacctacccaatacgcacacaaaatatcatgagaatcggtcgagccgttcgGAGGAGTttggttactaaccccgtgacacaagaattttatatacatataagataCTACTGCTATAAATTGTTTCCAGATTTTGTGTGACAAATTGACTAACAGACATAATACTATCAAGATCACCAATTTATCATAAGTCTCTTTTAAGAGCTTAGCTTCAGCTTCTTAGTTGAAAAAATTTGAGGTTTCATAGTAAACCCTGTCtatacaacaacaacaaaatgcTATACACATTGCaaaagatgaaaaaaaaaacaaaatggaagTTCCATAAAAAACTTACAGTTATAAGAGAGAAAATTTAACTCATGTGATTGATTGAGATTGAAGCTCATAAACTTCAGTACAACTCACAACAGTCTAAACAAAGAAATCAATAACTTGTGATCATGTTATGTTGGTATTCCACCAACTGTTGgtgtaaaaataacatgaatCTATATAAACACATATGAGAACTACTGATTGAACTGAATGATCTGaatgaactttatttatactacttatatactccaaaaacatataattaatacattactGTAATTAATAGTAGTTcggaataataattaaataattgattgaaTGTgaaggttaaaataaataaaaaagataaagtCCTCCCTATGGCCATCAAGTTTGaaaatgaaagaaagaaatattaacttaCGATCTCCATTATAGCTAATAACAACAGCTGCAATTACATCTCTTTCAACAACACCACTAAAAGTATTGAAAAGTTTATCAATAATATCACCAAAAATCGTCACATCGTCCTCCATTCttgcaaatttgtcttaattgaggtttttaaataaactaaattactcTGAACATAGAGTAGTTTAGTAGAACATAGAAATTTTGATCTGTTTAATTTTGTCTGCCTTTAATTTGTtaaggataaataataattgtatcaatATTCACTggtattttcattttgtaactTTTAGACGGCGCTCTCGCTGATTTGCCAACAACAGTCAACAACATCCCTATTTAATCTGTGGACTGTGATTGTGCGCAGTGTTGCCGTTCTACCAAATTAGAAGTCCCtagtaatatgaaaaaatccGCTAGATattggtaaatatatttttaaaaaatccgctagAAGTCGCTAAATCGTATCGCACACGCTCAAGTCTATATTTGAAGTCCGCGCCTCATAACTTGGGGTTTAAGAGGGGGCCGATCTTCCAATTTTggcaaatattttcatttttcgcaaaaaaacaaatccaaaatatttatccaaaaaatcacaataaatGTTCTGGAAAATAAAATCTGAAACTATTACATATACTAACAattacatcatttatttttatatttcaaaatcaaaacgTCAACCGGATATTCAGTATCAGTGGAAGTGGAGGCTTCTCCAATGCCTACACCAGCTTCTTTGGGCATTGGTTTTCTTGACTTCCACTTGATTAATTACTTCATCTGGTAGCTGAAGTAATTAAtcatctttatttttcttgcTTTAATTACTCGagcaatctttatttttattttttagttggtTTCTAATAAGTAGAATGGAGTTTCAAGTTTGTTCTGAAATTCTTCCTCCGCAAAGATTGTTATGGAAGTGATCATGATTgagtaatcttttattttaaggttgATAAAATCTTTGTCTGTTGTTGCCGCAGTTGGCAATATGATTCTTTTTGGCATACGGGACGCAGCAATGccattaataaacttaacagCTTTACGGAGTTGGCTTTTAcgctttcaaatatttttatggtttGTTGTACTTCACCCAAAATGCTTTTCAAAAAGACCATCATCATTAAGTAGAGAGAAAAAGTTTGTGAACGAGACAAATTTTGGGGTTGAGGCTATTTGAGGATATTTTATGCCAGAACGGATGTTTAAGGTTGTTCAGGTGTAGTGGTGGTCttaaaaaacacattattttccaattttttttcaagaaaaaGTCGACGCTCAAAATCCGCTAGAAgtctctaaatatttttttgtcgcTAACTCATTTTTTTTGTCGCTAACCACACGTGAAAACCGCTAGATCTAGCGACAAAGTCTCTAGAACGGCAACACTGATTGTGCGCatcttcttaatatatatatttcttgtgtgcgtgtgtatgtgactgaactcctcctaaacgaccaattggaccaattttgatgaaattttttgtgtgtgttcaaggggatctgggaatggtttagattcacaattttgtccgctgaacaatgtttttttaatttattagtagttgttgattttggaatgttttacattggatccgacatttgcgctaccatcgcagtgtcaaattttaaataatattcgaattttaattttaatttttagtctgtcccgacagcgctgcgatcaaattaaaaaaaagttttgttatcattgtgttattgtagaccatgtgctggatcgttagatattgtcataacatttgaataataattttcatcaaaatggtccagaatgttttagcttattaaaaaaagtttgcaattttcaaattaaagacgtgtagacaggacgtctgtcggatccgctagtaataataaaagttgcattttaacatattttgcaaatatttgggaaaattagtttttagttagttTAGCGTCGCATCACGCACCTCAGTTAACCtaaatttatgttacttaaaagttttttttttacttttaacaattatagccagtttttttatagggcacacgggcaggaggctcacctgatgttaggtgatactgccacccatggacacactcaatgccagaggagtgcgttgccggccttttaagaattagtacgctctcttcttgaaggaccctaagtggaattggttcgaaaatacttcagtgggcagctggttccacaaagttgTGGTGCGCGGttaaaactgccttgaaaaacgcgctgttgtggaacggtggacgtcgaagtgatacgggtggaatttcgtattctgcctcgaggtccgatgatgaaactcagctgcaggtattaatccgaacaactcctctcaacacatggtaaatgcggtagaagatgcagagtgaccccacatctatacacaacgccaaaggatcaagccgctcggagaGAGAAAggtcgtcgacgattcgaaccgctgttcgttgaatacggtcaagtggaagaagctggtactggggagctcCCGCCCAGATGTGAGAACAGTATTCCACGTGGGGCCGaatttagacatagacatagacatattatttattacaaacaaaacacacacacataaatacacaacacagcagtaatcaaagagaaaaatttaaataaaagatataaagagaggtatattattttttcccttTCCCCTTCGGTCCGTCTCAAGCATAATatattgcgtgtgtgctgtggctgtaaatggccctggctcagcattatgctgaggagcagagtgttccacagcgctggtcattctgccagagaccacatcagctagtttgcgcctcagtcgcaaaaaaaagaaaagaatatattaatactcagtaggaaatgataataatattattattgaaacttaGCAATATCGGTAACAAAGTCTTGTGTACTATAGTGTTaagtaaataggtaaaattgaaggttaaaataagaataattgttaagttttattattacaattttttttccttttcttggcggattaaaaactagatttcgTGGGATTTTTGTTGAGTTAATAGATAAGataatttgcgctttatatacttgcaagcggtggcccggagtgaagtaccgtctcgccttGCTGAGTTCACaaagctttttggaggctaatttagcatttccctccaagtgaccgcgaaactgctCGTCGTTctcgaaaagaggagtagtgacaaagggtgtttttttagcggaaaagaCCAACGGCGAAAGCCAGTTGACACTTAGCTTCTAACAaaaacttt contains the following coding sequences:
- the LOC110992620 gene encoding uncharacterized protein LOC110992620 isoform X3, producing the protein MEIALLMSTGRSNIVEMKNGVNKFVMEKEMGRKKRLVEEQRKALSEVEWPLLPMEPNLTMADVERYREEANGHLAVREKNYRKAQEYIQRGMLSVASYYSELGAMHTALHEQANSRAANSLVYVNAQRCKNNATIDLHHCRVAEARQSLDLFLDVHIRKLKEINGRNGVTSHTLFFLTGRGKHSPAGPKVKPAVIQRLRQRGLAFYELNLGLLAAKVTANHRLSDEINSRAKPTE